In Leucoraja erinacea ecotype New England chromosome 28, Leri_hhj_1, whole genome shotgun sequence, the following are encoded in one genomic region:
- the LOC129710780 gene encoding complement C1q and tumor necrosis factor-related protein 9-like, whose protein sequence is MVPMWWLGLCLVGLFLPQTYGVPADSETALADIVIQKSIGLVQRDYLYGDNSGVQNSENLDANDLQKRDYKSCGNVPLVVHGSCKVVQRKAFYTCKKGYAVLGEGSIYCDSHGRWSQAPLCLPTPRFFAGPRGEPGDVGPMGAKGETGDAGAMGPMGPSGMPGRNGARGARGTNGSPGPVGSAGSAGLPGPGGANGRNGINGAKGADGDPGATGAIGPQGSQGEPGYKGERGDPGAPGVPGMSIAWRRSAFCVKLGTGSVNSDQPIAFQEILYNEDGDYNIQSSRFVCRIAGVYAFHAYFEVNTRNAHTAIMVNGRRVYSNFQSYSSYPEMSTLGTIVRLKVGDKVWVQTVDSDTGICRNSYFMGYLIYECK, encoded by the exons ATTCTGAAACTGCCCTGGCAGATATAGTTATACAGAAATCCATTGGGCTAGTGCAAAGAGACTACCTCTATGGTGACAA CTCTGGAGTCCAAAATTCTGAGAATCTTGATGCTAATGATCTCCAAAAGCGCGACT ATAAATCATGCGGCAATGTTCCCTTGGTTGTACATGGATCCTGCAAGGTTGTGCAGAGAAAGGCCTTCTACACTTGTAAAAAAGGATATGCAGTACTAGGAGAAGGCTCTATCTACTGTGATTCACATGGTCGATGGAGCCAAGCACCACTCTGTCTGC CAACACCAAGGTTCTTCGCAGGACCAAGGGGTGAACCAGGCGATGTTGGTCCCATGGGAGCTAAAGGTGAAACAGGTGATGCTGGAGCTATGGGACCAATGGGCCCTTCTGGTATGCCTGGAAGGAATGGCGCAAGAGGTGCGAGAGGGACCAACGGTAGCCCAGGACCAGTCGGATCTGCAGGCAGTGCTGGACTGCCAGGGCCAGGAGGAGCAAATGGCAGGAATGGTATCAATGGTGCAAAAGGTGCTGATGGTGATCCTGGTGCAACTGGAGCAATTGGTCCTCAAGGCAGCCAAGGAGAACCAGGATACAAGGGAGAGCGAGGAGATCCTGGGgcaccaggtgttccagggatgtcTATTGCATGGAGAAGGTCTGCATTCTGTGTCAAACTTGGCACTGGCAGTGTTAATTCTGACCAACCAATAGCCTTCCAGGAAATTCTGTATAATGAAGATGGTGACTATAACATTCAGTCCAGCAGATTTGTTTGTCGCATTGCAGGTGTCTATGCATTCCACGCTTATTTTGAAGTGAATACTAGAAATGCACACACTGCAATAATGGTAAATGGGCGACGTGTTTACTCTAATTTCCAGTCATATTCTTCATATCCTGAAATGTCAacacttggtacaattgtaagaCTGAAAGTAGGTGACAAAGTTTGGGTACAAACTGTTGATTCAGATACTGGCATTTGCCGTAACAGTTATTTCATGGGATACTTGATTTACGAGTGCAAGTAG